The following proteins are encoded in a genomic region of Catellatospora sp. TT07R-123:
- a CDS encoding DoxX family membrane protein, which produces MRPVRGVARALLGGIFAVAGAHALLRPERYAEQAAPLAEQVAPLLERVDPRLPSEAKSLVRVNGAAQLIGGVMLATGTAPRPAAALLAGTLIPATVVNHPFWLAKDSQQRREELVQFAKNLGLLGGLLLAAADTAGSPSLGWRANRAVHDAQKSIRKAQRKAVGQLHSN; this is translated from the coding sequence ATGAGACCAGTACGAGGGGTCGCGCGCGCCCTGCTGGGCGGGATCTTCGCCGTCGCCGGCGCGCACGCACTGCTGAGGCCCGAGCGGTACGCCGAACAGGCCGCGCCCCTGGCGGAGCAGGTCGCCCCGCTGCTGGAGCGCGTCGATCCACGCCTGCCGTCGGAGGCGAAGTCCCTGGTCCGCGTCAACGGCGCGGCCCAGCTCATCGGCGGTGTGATGCTGGCCACCGGCACCGCGCCCCGGCCCGCCGCGGCGCTGCTGGCCGGGACGCTGATCCCGGCCACCGTGGTCAACCACCCGTTCTGGCTGGCCAAGGACTCCCAGCAGCGGCGCGAGGAGCTGGTGCAGTTCGCCAAGAACCTCGGCCTGCTGGGCGGCCTGCTGCTCGCGGCCGCCGACACGGCCGGTTCGCCGAGCCTGGGCTGGCGGGCGAACCGGGCCGTCCACGACGCACAGAAGTCGATCCGGAAGGCGCAGCGGAAGGCTGTCGGGCAGTTGCATTCAAACTGA
- the moaA gene encoding GTP 3',8-cyclase MoaA: MTSNRSGLVDRFGRRAVDLRVSLTDRCNLRCSYCMPPEGLPWLPNAEVLTDAEVGRLIEIAVTRLGVTEVRFTGGEPLLRPGLVGIVAAAAALRPRPHLSVTTNAIGLARLAAPLRDAGLDRVNVSLDTLDPDRFAAIAHRRRFDDVIAGLAAAAEAGLTPVKLNTVLLRGVNDDEAPALLRFALKQGYELRFIEQMPLDAQHGWSRTDMVTAEEILASLHTEFDLSPDPAERAGAPAETWLVDGGPAKVGVIASVTRPFCGDCDRTRLTADGQVRNCLFARGETDLRGLLRGGAGDEEVAQRWRDAMWGKLPGHGIDNPDFLQPARPMSAIGG; the protein is encoded by the coding sequence GTGACCTCCAACCGATCCGGCCTCGTCGACCGATTCGGGCGCCGTGCTGTCGATCTGCGGGTCTCGCTGACCGATCGCTGCAATCTGCGCTGTTCGTACTGTATGCCCCCGGAAGGGCTGCCCTGGCTGCCCAACGCCGAGGTGCTCACCGATGCCGAGGTCGGGCGGCTGATCGAGATCGCGGTGACCCGGCTCGGTGTCACCGAGGTCCGCTTCACCGGCGGCGAGCCGCTGCTGCGCCCCGGCCTGGTCGGCATCGTGGCCGCGGCGGCCGCGCTGCGCCCCCGGCCGCACCTGTCGGTCACCACGAACGCCATCGGCCTGGCCCGGCTGGCCGCGCCGCTGCGCGACGCCGGGCTAGACCGGGTCAACGTCTCGCTGGACACCCTCGACCCCGACCGCTTCGCCGCGATCGCGCACCGCCGCCGCTTCGACGACGTCATCGCGGGCCTGGCCGCGGCGGCCGAGGCCGGGCTGACCCCGGTCAAGCTGAACACCGTGCTGCTGCGCGGCGTCAACGACGACGAGGCCCCGGCGCTGCTGCGCTTCGCGCTCAAGCAGGGGTACGAGCTGCGCTTCATCGAGCAGATGCCGCTGGACGCGCAGCACGGCTGGAGCCGTACGGACATGGTGACCGCCGAGGAGATCCTCGCCTCGCTGCACACGGAGTTCGACCTGTCGCCCGATCCGGCCGAGCGTGCGGGGGCACCGGCCGAGACCTGGCTGGTCGACGGCGGCCCGGCGAAGGTCGGTGTGATCGCCTCGGTGACCAGGCCGTTCTGCGGCGACTGCGACCGCACCCGGCTAACCGCCGACGGCCAGGTGCGCAACTGCCTGTTCGCCCGCGGCGAGACCGACCTGCGCGGGCTGCTGCGCGGCGGAGCCGGGGACGAGGAGGTCGCGCAGCGCTGGCGCGACGCGATGTGGGGCAAACTGCCCGGTCACGGTATCGACAACCCCGACTTCCTTCAGCCCGCCCGCCCCATGTCCGCCATCGGAGGATGA
- a CDS encoding 3' terminal RNA ribose 2'-O-methyltransferase Hen1, with translation MLLTLSTTHRPATDLGYLLVKHPERVHTFDLSTGTATVLYPQADEQRCTMALLLEVDPRRLVDGKAEGQLNQYVNDRPYAASSLLAAALNRVFRTAARGVSKDRPELAATAIPLEVRVPVLRAKGGLALAERLFTPLGWTLAGSALPLDEARPEWGDSRYLDLTLSGQVRLADALNHLYVLLPVLDDAKHYWVAPDEIEKLLRAGEGWLSAHPERPLIIRRYLAHSRALAERADEQLAPLAEAAADDSVAEHAAEKPKPLNLVRRAAVLAALAETGAARVLDLGCGGGALLGDLMKDQRYTEIVGADVSPRALELAERRLRLHRLPDRQRARISLVQSALTYVDERLRGYDAAVLMEVIEHLDLPRLPALCAAVFGDARPGAVIVTTPNVEYNVRYEHLPEGEHRHDDHRFEWTRAEFARWCDEVAAEYGYTVALRGVGDPDPEVGTPTQLALFTKATTATEAAA, from the coding sequence GTGCTGCTGACCCTCTCCACGACGCACCGCCCGGCCACGGACCTGGGCTACCTGCTGGTCAAACACCCCGAGCGGGTGCACACCTTCGATCTGAGCACCGGCACCGCGACCGTGCTCTACCCGCAGGCCGACGAGCAGCGCTGCACCATGGCGCTGCTGCTGGAGGTCGACCCGCGCCGGCTTGTGGACGGCAAGGCCGAGGGACAGCTCAACCAGTACGTCAACGACCGCCCGTACGCCGCATCCAGCCTGCTGGCAGCCGCGCTCAACCGGGTCTTCCGCACCGCCGCCCGCGGCGTGTCCAAGGACCGGCCGGAGCTGGCCGCCACCGCGATTCCGCTGGAGGTGCGGGTGCCGGTGTTGCGGGCCAAGGGCGGTCTCGCGCTGGCAGAACGCCTGTTCACCCCGCTGGGCTGGACTCTGGCCGGTTCGGCGCTGCCGCTGGACGAGGCCCGTCCCGAGTGGGGCGACAGCCGCTACCTCGACCTGACCCTGTCGGGGCAGGTACGCCTCGCCGACGCACTCAACCACCTGTACGTGCTGCTGCCCGTGCTCGACGACGCCAAGCACTACTGGGTCGCGCCCGATGAGATCGAGAAGCTGCTGCGCGCGGGCGAGGGCTGGCTGTCCGCGCACCCCGAGCGGCCGCTGATCATCCGGCGCTACCTGGCGCACAGCCGTGCCCTGGCCGAGCGCGCCGACGAGCAGCTGGCGCCGCTGGCGGAGGCGGCCGCCGACGACTCGGTCGCCGAGCACGCGGCCGAGAAGCCCAAGCCCCTGAACCTGGTGCGCCGTGCCGCGGTGCTCGCCGCGCTGGCCGAGACCGGCGCCGCCCGCGTGCTCGACCTGGGGTGCGGCGGCGGGGCACTGCTCGGCGACCTGATGAAGGACCAGCGCTACACCGAGATCGTCGGCGCGGACGTGTCGCCCCGGGCGCTGGAGCTGGCCGAGCGGCGGCTGCGCCTGCACCGGCTGCCCGACCGGCAGCGGGCCCGGATCAGCCTGGTCCAGTCGGCGCTCACCTACGTCGACGAGCGGCTGCGCGGGTACGACGCGGCCGTGCTGATGGAGGTCATCGAGCACCTGGACCTGCCCCGGCTGCCCGCCCTGTGCGCGGCGGTCTTCGGCGACGCCCGGCCCGGAGCGGTCATCGTGACCACCCCGAACGTCGAGTACAACGTCCGCTACGAGCACCTGCCCGAGGGCGAGCACCGCCACGACGACCACCGCTTCGAGTGGACCCGGGCAGAGTTCGCGCGCTGGTGCGACGAGGTCGCCGCCGAGTACGGCTACACCGTGGCCCTGCGCGGCGTCGGCGACCCCGATCCGGAGGTCGGCACCCCGACCCAGCTCGCCCTGTTCACCAAGGCCACGACCGCGACGGAGGCGGCGGCATGA
- a CDS encoding response regulator transcription factor translates to MSIKLVTVDPVTMVQLGYAAACADDPEIELVGQAADPARLLALVGQHEPNVVTLDAAVPGALPLAAELRDSRPRLGVVLTGPAEDNLLLRSLQAGLSAYLPRTGPVELLMAAVRHAAVAPASFTAPDLAAVLARRRNSTQQLSPREEEILRELHAGGSLAAIALRMRLAESTVRTYVSRLYDKLGVHSREQALAATRR, encoded by the coding sequence GTGTCGATCAAGCTGGTGACGGTGGATCCGGTGACCATGGTGCAGCTCGGCTACGCGGCGGCGTGCGCCGACGATCCCGAGATCGAGCTGGTCGGCCAGGCGGCGGACCCGGCCCGGCTGCTGGCGCTCGTCGGGCAGCACGAGCCGAACGTGGTCACCCTCGACGCCGCGGTGCCCGGGGCGCTGCCGCTGGCCGCCGAGCTGCGCGACAGCCGCCCCCGCCTCGGCGTGGTGCTGACCGGCCCGGCCGAGGACAACCTGCTGCTGCGCTCCCTCCAGGCCGGGCTGTCGGCGTACCTGCCGCGGACCGGGCCGGTCGAGCTGCTGATGGCGGCCGTACGGCACGCCGCCGTCGCGCCCGCGTCGTTCACCGCCCCCGACCTGGCCGCCGTGCTGGCCCGCCGCCGCAACTCGACCCAGCAGCTGAGCCCGCGCGAGGAGGAGATCCTGCGCGAGCTGCACGCCGGCGGGAGCCTCGCCGCCATCGCCCTGCGCATGCGGCTGGCCGAGTCGACGGTCCGCACCTACGTCAGCCGCCTGTACGACAAGCTCGGCGTGCACAGCCGCGAGCAGGCCCTGGCCGCCACCCGCCGGTAG
- a CDS encoding metallophosphoesterase, whose translation MLQALVFFSIVLLVVGPIHWYLWKRMVRDTTRPGRARKIGTAILFALVALLLGAFILPRAIGAKASTFVPLAGYLWLAVLFYLLLVLLILELPRALANRSLRRRTATPSATATPSATETTIVAETTIVAESVGLTKVSEVAGQSGESKPVIAPIAGQVGRSSDRDGDGGGGGVGASAVAAEAESRRLFIARGAAIFAGLTATGITAYGAKTALSGPVVKRIQIPLAKLPRSMDGYRIALASDIHLGPLTGVEHTRRIVNALNGMDADIVAIVGDLVDGSVAELADEAAPLRDLRSRNGAYFVTGNHEYFSGAEEWVAEVERLGLRALRNERLAIHGLDLAGVNDVSGASDGPGKGPDFARTLDGRDTSRPVVLLAHQPVQAHEASRHGVDLQLSGHTHGGQLVPFNLIAALQQPVISGLGDVDGTKVYVTNGAGYWGPPVRVGAPPDVTLVELRAP comes from the coding sequence GTGCTCCAGGCGCTGGTCTTCTTCAGCATCGTGCTGCTCGTCGTCGGCCCGATCCACTGGTACCTGTGGAAGCGGATGGTGCGCGACACGACCCGGCCCGGCCGGGCCCGCAAGATCGGCACGGCGATCCTGTTCGCCCTGGTCGCCCTGCTGCTGGGCGCGTTCATCCTGCCCCGCGCGATCGGCGCCAAGGCGAGCACGTTCGTCCCCCTGGCCGGCTACCTCTGGCTCGCCGTCCTGTTCTACCTGCTCCTGGTCCTGCTGATCCTGGAACTCCCGCGCGCCCTCGCCAACCGGTCCCTGCGCCGCCGCACCGCGACCCCGTCCGCCACCGCGACCCCGTCCGCCACCGAGACCACGATCGTCGCCGAGACCACGATCGTCGCCGAGTCCGTCGGCCTGACCAAGGTCAGCGAAGTTGCCGGGCAGTCGGGCGAAAGCAAGCCGGTCATTGCCCCGATTGCCGGGCAAGTTGGACGATCGAGCGACCGCGACGGCGACGGCGGCGGCGGCGGTGTGGGTGCGAGCGCGGTGGCGGCGGAGGCCGAGAGCAGGCGGTTGTTCATCGCGCGGGGGGCGGCGATCTTCGCGGGGCTCACCGCGACCGGGATCACGGCGTACGGGGCGAAGACTGCCCTGTCCGGGCCGGTGGTCAAGCGGATCCAGATCCCGCTGGCCAAGCTGCCGCGCAGCATGGACGGCTACCGGATCGCGCTGGCCAGCGACATCCACCTCGGCCCGCTGACCGGCGTCGAGCACACCCGCCGCATCGTGAACGCCCTCAACGGCATGGACGCCGACATCGTCGCGATCGTCGGCGACCTGGTCGACGGCAGCGTCGCCGAGCTGGCCGACGAGGCCGCGCCCCTGCGTGACCTGCGCTCGCGCAACGGCGCCTACTTCGTCACCGGCAACCACGAGTACTTCTCCGGCGCCGAGGAGTGGGTCGCCGAGGTGGAACGGCTCGGACTGCGGGCGCTGCGCAACGAGCGGCTGGCCATCCACGGCCTGGACCTGGCCGGGGTCAACGATGTCAGCGGCGCGAGCGACGGACCGGGCAAGGGACCGGATTTCGCCCGTACGCTGGACGGCCGCGACACCAGCCGACCGGTCGTCCTGCTGGCCCACCAGCCCGTGCAGGCCCACGAGGCGTCGAGGCACGGCGTCGACCTCCAGCTGTCCGGGCACACGCACGGCGGCCAGCTGGTGCCGTTCAACCTGATCGCGGCCCTGCAGCAGCCGGTGATCTCCGGCCTCGGCGACGTCGACGGCACGAAGGTGTACGTCACCAACGGCGCCGGCTACTGGGGCCCGCCGGTCCGGGTCGGCGCCCCGCCGGACGTCACCCTGGTGGAGCTGCGCGCCCCCTGA
- a CDS encoding prepilin peptidase, producing MPLDSTVTLISAAVGAVCGALTPRIAYRLAVEWDEPKRTGCGACAGPFPPGRAGWLTTAARCPSCRAATGPSPWWTVPVGAVAAAGLGASLHGWLLAASLVLSVAGVLLAAIDLRVHRLPDPIVGATALGVLALVTAGAVSGRDWSAHRGALLGGLVLLLGYGLVSVLTSGAWGLGDAKLSGVLGLVLGWFGWGMVVTGVVLGVVVNGLTAIVYLIFRRIGRRDSLAIGPGLLVGAWAAIVLPVVFPVIFG from the coding sequence ATGCCCCTCGATTCCACCGTCACGCTGATCTCCGCCGCCGTGGGTGCCGTCTGCGGGGCGCTGACGCCCCGGATCGCGTACCGGCTGGCGGTCGAGTGGGACGAACCGAAGCGCACCGGCTGCGGCGCCTGCGCGGGGCCCTTCCCGCCGGGCCGGGCGGGCTGGCTGACCACGGCCGCGCGCTGCCCGTCCTGCCGCGCCGCCACCGGGCCGAGTCCGTGGTGGACCGTGCCGGTCGGGGCCGTCGCCGCGGCCGGGCTCGGGGCGAGCCTGCACGGCTGGCTGCTGGCCGCGTCGCTCGTGCTGAGCGTGGCCGGGGTGCTGCTCGCGGCGATCGACCTGAGAGTCCACCGGCTGCCCGATCCCATCGTGGGGGCCACGGCGCTGGGAGTCCTGGCGCTGGTGACGGCCGGGGCGGTCAGCGGCCGCGACTGGTCGGCCCATCGCGGCGCGCTGCTCGGCGGGCTGGTGCTGCTGCTCGGATACGGGCTGGTCAGCGTGCTTACCAGCGGGGCGTGGGGCCTCGGCGACGCCAAGCTCTCCGGGGTCCTCGGCCTGGTCCTCGGCTGGTTCGGCTGGGGCATGGTCGTGACGGGGGTGGTCCTCGGCGTCGTGGTCAACGGTCTGACGGCGATCGTCTATCTGATCTTCCGCCGGATCGGGCGGCGGGATTCGCTGGCGATAGGCCCGGGTCTGCTGGTCGGCGCATGGGCCGCGATCGTGCTGCCGGTCGTCTTTCCGGTGATCTTCGGTTAA
- a CDS encoding UvrD-helicase domain-containing protein, with translation MPPVWTADLHIHSRYSRACSKDLELPVLAWWARRKGIALLGTGDVTHPAWFEHLRTHLREAEPGLYRLSPETERDVAQKLPPRLASGDPARFMLSVEISTIYKRGDRTRKVHHLIYLPDLDAAQRFRERLGRVGNLASDGRPILGLDSRDLLEITLEASPDAYLVPAHIWTPWFSALGSKSGFDAIADCYADLAGHITAVETGLSSDPAMNHRVSSLDAYTLVSNSDAHSPQALAREATRFDCPLDYYAVKNALAGGPGMAGTIEFFPEEGKYHGDGHRDCGVNWTPAQSRETGGLCPVCERPLTIGVLARVEALADRAEGLAPAHAKPVTHLVQLPEIVGEIEGVGPKTRTVEGRVNALVAALGSELSILTEVPVAEIAAVGGELLGESVRRLRTGAVHRVPGYDGEYGVIRLFEPDELRPHSTADTLFDLPAVPVPAPRKPKAPTPAKPVVRRASPRKPVSAPPLAPEASPHEPFEPMLAGMEEVGTGLLDRLDAMQRVAASAPGGPLLIVAGPGTGKTRTLTHRLAYLCAEMNVYPEECLAITFTRRAADELRHRLTSLLGPVADDVTVSTFHALALSVLREQEPNLTVVDEPGCPDGIMLDELMPRLVTLLRAQPSLVDKLRARWPWVFVDEYQDVDPDQYALLRLLVPGDGNLCAIGDPDQAIYSFRGADVSFFLQFSRDFTDARVVRLTRNYRSAAPILAAAVQAIAPSSLVPGRRLDPARVDPDAPLIGRFAAGSPSDEAAFIARKVDELVGGVSHRTRADTRGVTGTTVSFNDIAVLYRTDAQAAAIVDALSRAGVPVQKRSHDRLRDRAGVNALVTEMRLATGLNGSVAARLTLTAKVLIERPALGRATPEPDEVWSAVDLLMPLAQRCGADLQKFLADVTTGAEVDALDPRAEAVTLLTLHAAKGLEFPVVFLAGCEDGLLPLRMPGNSPTEAEIAEERRLFFVGLTRAQRRLYVSHAARRARFGSERDCRPTPFLQPIDAGLLEQLNEQSPQRPREQQLRLL, from the coding sequence GTGCCCCCCGTCTGGACTGCTGATCTGCATATCCACTCGCGGTACTCGCGCGCGTGCAGCAAGGACCTTGAGCTGCCCGTGCTCGCCTGGTGGGCCCGGCGCAAGGGCATCGCGCTGCTGGGCACCGGCGACGTCACCCACCCGGCCTGGTTCGAGCATCTGCGCACCCATCTGCGCGAAGCCGAGCCGGGGCTGTACCGGTTGAGCCCCGAGACCGAGCGGGACGTGGCCCAGAAACTGCCTCCGCGCCTGGCTTCGGGCGATCCCGCCCGGTTCATGCTCAGTGTCGAGATCTCCACCATCTACAAGCGGGGCGACCGCACCCGAAAGGTGCATCACCTCATCTACCTGCCCGATCTCGATGCGGCGCAGCGGTTCCGCGAGCGCCTGGGCCGGGTGGGCAACCTGGCCAGCGACGGCCGCCCGATCCTCGGCCTGGACTCGCGCGACCTGCTGGAGATCACGCTGGAGGCCAGCCCGGACGCCTACCTGGTGCCCGCGCACATCTGGACGCCCTGGTTCTCGGCGCTGGGCTCGAAGTCGGGCTTCGACGCGATCGCCGACTGCTACGCCGATCTGGCCGGGCACATCACGGCGGTGGAGACCGGCCTGTCCAGCGACCCGGCGATGAACCACCGGGTGTCCAGCCTGGACGCATACACGCTGGTGTCCAATTCCGACGCCCACTCGCCGCAGGCCCTGGCCCGCGAGGCGACCCGGTTCGACTGCCCCCTGGACTACTACGCGGTCAAGAACGCGCTGGCCGGGGGCCCGGGGATGGCCGGAACCATCGAGTTCTTCCCGGAAGAGGGCAAATACCACGGGGATGGGCACCGCGACTGCGGGGTCAACTGGACCCCGGCGCAGTCGCGCGAGACCGGCGGCCTGTGCCCGGTGTGCGAGCGGCCGCTGACCATCGGCGTGCTCGCCCGGGTCGAGGCGCTGGCCGACCGGGCCGAAGGGCTCGCCCCGGCGCACGCCAAGCCCGTGACGCACCTGGTGCAGCTGCCCGAGATCGTCGGGGAGATCGAGGGGGTCGGGCCGAAGACCCGTACCGTCGAGGGCAGGGTGAACGCACTGGTCGCGGCCCTGGGCTCGGAGCTGTCGATCCTGACCGAGGTGCCCGTGGCCGAGATCGCGGCGGTCGGCGGCGAGCTGCTGGGCGAGTCGGTGCGCCGGCTGCGGACCGGCGCCGTGCACCGCGTCCCCGGCTACGACGGCGAGTACGGCGTGATCCGCCTGTTCGAGCCGGACGAGCTGCGCCCGCACAGCACCGCCGACACGCTGTTCGACCTGCCCGCCGTGCCGGTGCCCGCCCCGCGCAAGCCGAAGGCGCCCACCCCGGCCAAGCCGGTGGTGCGGCGCGCCTCGCCGCGCAAGCCGGTCAGCGCGCCGCCGCTGGCGCCGGAGGCGTCGCCGCACGAGCCGTTCGAGCCGATGCTCGCGGGGATGGAGGAGGTCGGCACCGGCCTGCTGGACCGGCTGGACGCGATGCAGCGCGTCGCCGCGTCCGCGCCGGGTGGGCCGCTGCTGATCGTGGCCGGTCCCGGCACCGGCAAGACCCGCACGCTGACGCACCGGCTGGCATACCTGTGCGCCGAGATGAACGTGTACCCGGAGGAGTGCCTGGCGATCACGTTCACCCGCCGGGCCGCCGACGAGCTGCGCCACCGGCTGACCTCGCTGCTCGGGCCGGTCGCCGACGACGTGACCGTGTCGACGTTCCACGCGCTGGCCCTGTCGGTGCTGCGCGAGCAGGAGCCGAATCTCACCGTCGTCGACGAGCCCGGCTGCCCCGACGGCATCATGCTCGACGAGTTGATGCCGCGGCTGGTCACGCTGCTGCGGGCGCAGCCGTCGCTGGTCGACAAGCTGCGCGCCCGCTGGCCGTGGGTCTTCGTCGACGAGTACCAGGACGTCGACCCCGACCAGTACGCGCTGCTGCGCCTGCTGGTGCCCGGCGACGGCAACCTGTGCGCCATCGGCGACCCCGACCAGGCGATCTACTCGTTCCGGGGCGCGGACGTCTCGTTCTTCCTCCAGTTCTCCCGTGACTTCACCGACGCCCGGGTGGTGCGGCTGACCCGCAACTACCGCTCGGCCGCGCCGATCCTGGCCGCAGCGGTGCAGGCGATCGCCCCGTCGTCGCTGGTGCCCGGCCGCCGCCTCGACCCGGCCCGGGTCGACCCCGACGCCCCGCTGATCGGCCGGTTCGCCGCGGGCAGCCCGTCCGACGAGGCGGCGTTCATCGCGCGCAAGGTCGACGAGCTGGTCGGCGGGGTGTCGCACCGGACCCGCGCGGACACCCGGGGCGTGACCGGGACGACGGTGTCGTTCAACGACATCGCGGTGCTGTACCGCACCGACGCGCAGGCCGCCGCGATCGTCGACGCCCTGTCCCGGGCCGGCGTGCCGGTGCAGAAGCGCTCGCACGACCGGCTGCGCGACCGCGCCGGGGTGAACGCCCTGGTCACCGAGATGCGGCTGGCCACCGGCCTGAACGGCTCCGTCGCGGCCCGGCTGACGCTGACCGCGAAGGTGCTGATCGAGCGCCCCGCGCTCGGCCGGGCCACCCCGGAACCGGACGAGGTGTGGTCGGCGGTCGACCTGCTGATGCCACTGGCCCAGCGGTGCGGGGCCGACCTGCAGAAGTTCCTGGCCGACGTGACGACCGGCGCCGAGGTGGACGCGCTGGACCCGCGGGCCGAGGCGGTGACCCTGCTGACCCTGCACGCGGCCAAGGGCCTGGAGTTCCCGGTGGTGTTCCTGGCCGGGTGCGAGGACGGCCTGCTCCCGCTGCGGATGCCGGGCAACTCGCCGACCGAGGCGGAGATCGCCGAGGAGCGGCGCCTGTTCTTCGTGGGCCTGACCCGGGCGCAGCGGCGGCTGTACGTCAGCCACGCGGCGCGACGGGCCCGGTTCGGCAGCGAGCGCGACTGCCGCCCGACGCCGTTCCTCCAGCCCATCGACGCGGGGCTGCTGGAGCAGCTGAACGAGCAGAGCCCGCAGCGGCCCCGCGAGCAGCAGCTGCGGCTGCTCTGA
- a CDS encoding MoaD/ThiS family protein, with translation MITVRYFAGARAAAGVLEESYPAGLDLGQLVKELGANRGDALARVLLSASFLVDGLAWHDRRAPIPTGATVDVLPPFAGG, from the coding sequence GTGATCACAGTGCGCTACTTCGCCGGAGCCCGGGCCGCGGCCGGGGTGTTGGAGGAGTCGTACCCGGCCGGGCTCGACCTCGGCCAGCTGGTCAAGGAGCTGGGCGCGAACCGTGGCGATGCTCTCGCCCGGGTGCTGCTTTCAGCCAGCTTCCTGGTTGACGGGCTAGCGTGGCACGACCGTCGCGCGCCGATCCCCACCGGTGCGACAGTGGACGTCCTCCCGCCGTTCGCCGGCGGCTGA